Proteins encoded together in one Candidatus Bathyarchaeota archaeon window:
- a CDS encoding S49 family peptidase: MGAGSKLFNSWKKVIIVLMVVLAALSIFTFLLSPRVPQREAIAILNIYGPITSDSKRDYILDMVEYCRRSYEVKAVVLRIDSPGGYADAVQDIYLNLLELGEEKPVVASIIGLGLSGGYYIALSAEVIYAVPAAMIGNIGVIGTLPEEERISEDVIETGPYKQRGVSERLFPFQVQLLLDDFLDKVEIRRNGKLRINRSMLSKGMIYVGVEALEYGLIDGIGSTQEALEEAATLAHLKGYKVITVDDLIRKPYSPWTQETDTPPTIEDLMRLHEPPTLYYIYAPSEPDGPGYLSTTWKASPWPRVEGNKTILIDYSHDNAVAMWELNVLLYELSSRGYSVRYLNSSDYLEEMLNGTAAFIVVSPRRPFLDGEVSLIKEYVEDGGKLLLVTDPTRSHASNINTLSAEYGIVFAEGYLYNLEENHGNYRNVILTDFVENEITRDLRRIVLYTATYIHGSPGALAFTSISTFSSEAETSGRYSPIVIDEGGGVLAIGDQTFMLEPYCRTFDNYRLLRNIASFLAGS; encoded by the coding sequence TTGGGGGCTGGATCTAAACTGTTCAACTCATGGAAGAAGGTGATAATAGTATTAATGGTTGTACTGGCTGCGTTATCCATCTTCACTTTCCTCTTATCTCCCCGCGTCCCTCAAAGAGAAGCCATCGCCATATTAAATATTTACGGTCCCATAACCTCCGATAGTAAGAGGGATTACATACTCGATATGGTGGAGTACTGCCGAAGGAGTTATGAGGTTAAGGCTGTAGTTTTGAGGATTGATAGCCCAGGAGGCTACGCCGACGCCGTACAGGATATATATCTAAATCTCCTGGAGTTGGGGGAGGAGAAGCCGGTGGTAGCCTCCATAATAGGCCTAGGCCTCTCGGGAGGCTACTATATAGCGCTCTCAGCTGAAGTTATATACGCTGTACCTGCTGCGATGATAGGCAACATAGGTGTTATAGGGACTTTACCTGAAGAGGAGAGGATCAGCGAGGACGTTATAGAGACGGGCCCCTATAAGCAAAGAGGCGTCTCAGAAAGGCTCTTCCCATTTCAAGTTCAACTTTTGCTCGACGATTTTCTGGATAAAGTGGAGATCCGGAGGAACGGCAAGCTTCGAATTAACAGATCCATGCTCTCTAAAGGCATGATATACGTGGGAGTCGAAGCCTTAGAGTATGGACTTATAGATGGTATAGGCTCAACCCAAGAGGCTTTAGAAGAAGCGGCAACCCTAGCCCATTTAAAGGGATATAAGGTTATCACAGTAGATGATTTAATAAGGAAACCTTACTCCCCTTGGACCCAGGAGACGGATACCCCTCCAACCATCGAGGATCTGATGAGACTCCATGAGCCACCTACACTGTATTACATATACGCACCTTCAGAGCCCGATGGTCCCGGGTATTTATCCACCACATGGAAGGCTTCACCATGGCCCCGGGTTGAAGGGAACAAAACAATCCTCATAGATTACTCCCATGATAACGCCGTAGCCATGTGGGAACTCAATGTGCTCCTCTACGAGTTGTCTTCGAGGGGTTACTCGGTGAGATACCTGAACTCCTCCGACTATTTGGAGGAGATGCTGAATGGGACGGCTGCCTTTATAGTGGTGAGTCCTAGGAGACCATTCCTAGACGGAGAGGTCTCCCTGATAAAAGAATACGTAGAGGATGGTGGAAAGCTTCTCCTAGTCACGGACCCAACTAGGTCCCATGCAAGCAACATCAACACCCTCTCAGCTGAGTATGGGATAGTGTTCGCTGAGGGATACCTATACAACTTGGAAGAGAATCATGGAAACTACCGTAACGTAATATTAACTGACTTTGTGGAGAATGAGATAACCAGGGATTTAAGGAGGATAGTTCTTTATACAGCCACGTATATTCATGGATCTCCAGGAGCCCTAGCCTTCACAAGTATTTCAACCTTCAGTTCAGAAGCCGAGACTTCAGGGAGGTACTCGCCCATAGTTATAGATGAGGGGGGTGGAGTCCTTGCGATCGGGGATCAAACTTTCATGCTGGAACCCTATTGCCGCACTTTCGACAATTATAGGCTCCTCAGAAACATAGCCTCATTCCTAGCCGGGAGCTAA